The Solea senegalensis isolate Sse05_10M linkage group LG18, IFAPA_SoseM_1, whole genome shotgun sequence DNA segment GAAATTGCAAAACCTATTTGTCCGTTTGACGTTGTTTTCCCCAAGCATGtcagagaactacggtggccttcacgcaccagaaaggatgtcattcttctaTATTGGCTAGGTTAGCTTTCCTCTTTAAAATGCATGCTCTGGatagtttgtccattcaggtTGCTGTAGAAACCTGAATCAAGTGGATGTAAGAGGCCACATAACAGTATTTTACTTTAAAGCGATTAAACATTCTCCTGAGTAGTATAACCTTCAGCTAACTTCCTGAGTTACATCCTGCTGTAAGCATTTCACTCCCTCTGCCGCCTCATGATCATGTTTGGCAAAGGGGGTGGGGCATTTCCTCACCAAGACACTGCTTAACCTCACAAGCAGTGAGCTCCGCCTCTTTAAGGTTTTTCTGGCTcctgaacaaataaaaactgagaCGCtcgtataatgtaataatgtcatAAAAGAGCTAAACTTGCATGTGTGAAGTGAACTAATGCAgattcagttctttttttttactgctgctgatCATTTATTCAATTTGTTTAACTATTGCTGATATTTATGTTCATTTCATCTTGATTTTACCACAAGGAGTTGCTATTTGACAGCAGTGCAATGACAATAGAggcattttatttacttttttaactgGTGTTTGTCACTGACAGCTGCTTTAAGTCACCATAATACAAAACTACTGTTTCACAAGTGACAGGGTTGAGTCACAAGTGACTCAAGTTCTCtcagtcaacaaaaaaaaaacatgcaaccCTGTGGTTTTTGATATTGCTCGTGATGCTACATGTAGGTCTGTTAGTGTTGAGCCATATTAGTAAgagtatcagtgtgtgtgtacttgtttatCTGTCTTTGTGGGgtcattttgtctgggccccacaacttaaaaggggctttttcagggttaagacctggttttagtggTTAGAATTAGGGTTAGTTGTGATGCTTAAGGTTAGGGAACGCTTCATGTCAATGatcaagtttgtgtgtgtgtgtgtgtgcggatgTGTTTGTGCACACCTCACTTCAGGGTCAGCTCCTGATGACAGGAGGCTCTGCATGCTCTTCACTCGTCGGTAACAGGCAGCCAGGTGAAGAGGGAGGATCTTCAGGCCCTGGGGCAAGACAAGTCAGGACAAACTGAAGAACTGACAAATATTTTTACACGGCTCCTTCTGTGCATTTATTGTGGTACAATATACAAGatgctgcatttattttatttatttatttaaaacacaagttTTAACATAATGCAACTCAGTATTTTTAAGACTTTTGCATCAGTGCGTTGTTACCTTGATGAAAATCCTCCCATGTGCTCCGTGTCGTACCTGGATGCAAATGTTGCTCCCGTGCTTTTCTGACAGATCATCGATACGCTCTAAGTCCTCGTCCATGATGGCACTATAGAACTCATTGTCAAAGTAACTATGTTTtccactgctgttgtcatgttcctcctgctcctccagcaTGACAGGACATCATCACAGCTTctccctgctgctctgtgtgtgtgtgtgcgtgcgtgtgtgtgtgtgtgtgtatatttggtTTTACCAGGCAGGGGAGTGGTTCACAGTTTCTGGTTATTCGAGTTTTTGTCTTGCACAGGAATTATGTCTCAAACCGATCACTTCCAGTCGGTTAATTTGAACAGAAGAAGCATGTTTGGTGTTTTCAGAGGTTACTTCTGGTTTCCTCTGTTAGGTGTTTTTTAATTCTGTGTGCGATTTCATCATCTTAGGTTTTGAGTTGTGTGTCTAAATATGGTGTGCAGCCTTCCTGCCACAGCTGATAACTTGTTGCGTACAGGGGGCGTATGACAGGGACCAGTAGGTAACTGGTTTCTCCAGTGTTTGTGGCacttaaatgttttactttaaacaaacaaagaattttGTCTATGTGAAAGGCTGCAGGacattccatccatccatccctgcCCCCTCCCCCCTTTGCAGTGCAGAATGTAAGCTACACAGTGAATTTTTTAATAGtgaagcagttttttttgtgctgaatCACTTCCCATTTCTATAACGCATTAGATTTAAGATTATTACTGTCATGGCAGTTAGACAAGtacaaatatgagaaaaatgTGTTGCTATGCTCCCTTTTTagatagaaaacaaaaaaatatatacagattTGCATGTACATGTTGTACATGTTGCACATGATATTGTACATGTAGCATACAACaaacagcttcttaaatgtgtaaattatctggtttctttgctccataataatcattagttgcagccctaatataaACTATTTACGCAATTTTCTGACCAGAGCCATTTTGGACAAAAAgtagatttattttaatcatgccTTCAATGATTTTTAAGAAACACTGTGTTAAAATTCTttgtaatttctttgtttttcaaacagcCAAGAAACATTTTCCTCCACGCTCAGGATTGTCACGTTCGAATCGGAGACTTTGGTTTGGCCTGcagcaaaataatcacagaAGGTCATAAAAGCACCTTCCCATCTCCCATCAGTGGTAAATAACCAGTCATActatattttaatgaatgaccTGATAGAACCAGTAGATGGTGCTGTTTCCtcattgttttatgttgtttgcttTTGTAGATTCCTCACTCACCACTGGTGTTGGAACATTTGTGTATGCCGCGCCGGAACAAATGAACGGCTCCCATTATGATTCGAAGGTTAATacttaaacttgttttttttttttttttgcaacttgTATCATTATAGTCTtaactttgtgttgttgttgttccccCAGTCGGACATGTATAGTGTCGGAGTGCTGGCTCTGGAGCTGTTCCAGCCCTTTGGGACGGAGATGGAGCGAGTGCGGACGCTCGGAGACGTGAAAGACGGGAAAATCCCTGACTCGTTCTGCCAAAGGTGGCCGGCCCTGGCAAAATACATCACGAGGCTCACGAGTAAAGATCCAAGTGTTCGTCCAACAGCCGGGCAGCTTCTACAGAGCGAACTGTTCTGCAGCAAAGACACGGTAAGCACTGTTTTTAGTGGCATAAAAAGTTTTGTTGACAATGCTCGTATTAACAAGAATAATTATTTTCCTGCCCTGCAGGTGATCCATGGTTTGCAGAGGAAGGttgaagagcaggaggaggagatcaTGCAGCTGAGGCGACAGATCAGTCAGCTCCAGACCTCACAAGTCACAGTTCATTTCTCAGACTCAGACAAAACCTGAGCCTCACAGACCTTAAAAATCTGGGACTGTTAAAACTTGCCTTATTCAAGTGTGTATGGtgtatgcgtgcgtgtgtgtaaacatttagGTGTGTCTTATACACCTGAATGTGAAggtgcatttatttatcttcaaaataaaaccatgtggGATCTGTTAAGAATCTGTATGTAATTTACTTAACCAAGGAACCACGTCCTTGTGTTAGTTTGTTAGTaactcaaaaagaaaaggatggaTTTTTGAGAAAATTTCTtgggatgtaggttatggccaatacaattaataattaaaaaaatgtgtgtgcatgggttaaataagtaataatatgcGATTATATTAGGTTGGATCTGGGTTGGAAATACCCACTACATTGCTATTACATAGGTATTAAATTGGAAATAAGACAGCGTTATCGCAATCTTATGTCCATATTATGTCAGTTATTACTGAACTGTTCATTCGTTCAACTGACACATCGTAGTAACTGATAAAATAATATCCTGTTTTTCTAGATAAGAGGAAATATTTTGTCATCAAGCCTAAACTGTGTTATTTTCCCCttaattttactttaatttagtgATTGTCTCATTTTTTTGCCTCACAATACTTTTATATTCTTTCTTttgactcatttatttatttttttgaagtgtCTATTATTAATaccatgttgtttgtttatatgaatATGTTTTTACCATTTGAAAAGAAAGACGTCTCAACATAAGAACACACAGTTCTTCGAAACACGTTCCTCGCAAAGGAACGGCCCGCacgagccaatcagagagcgcGTTTCATTGCAGGTACCCGGATGTACCCGTGGGGCAATTAGCTACGTCATTGTTCACCGCCGGACACCCGCTGGATATGAGGAATGGATTTACAGTCCCTATTAACGTGTTCGTAACAGATTacaggtgagtgtgttgttACTATTGTGATCAGGGGACACTTTATCTGTGCCGCGGCGGCAGTTCGGTGTCCCTAAACCGCTGGGATTTGCTGTATTAGCCGTACACCGGTCCTCTGTCATGTCGGGAGTGAGGGGCGCAATGAGCACACACAACCGCCGGTGTCGAGCCCCTCCTTTCTCTGCGAGCTGGACGGACCGTTATTCGGACTTACATATACTCATTCATAATGTAACTGAATAATTTCGAAGCGGGAGCAGAAGGCTGCTGTTATGAGTTTAAAGGAAATGGCTGCGTTTGTCTCCGCCATGTCGGAGAGCGTCTGCCGCGCCGAGCGAGCTAGCAGCGTTAGCAggcgccaccgccgccgccgcacgAGTAATGCCGCCGCACGTAAGCCACGGAGTCCGTGCCCTGTCGTCACTTTTCCCGCTCTTTATTCGGCTTACACTCTGCGCTCATGGAGGTTGGGAGTTTTATATTGGCGTGTTCCGTCTTCTATCAGGGTCAACGGAAccctttctgtgtgttttgttggaGTTTAGCGGTGCTGCGTGTGAAAGGCCTAGCCGCCGTTGGTTAGCTAACGTAAGCCAGTGTGTGCTGCCCGCTGTCGGAGGAGCAGGTGGGAGGGaacagctgctgcttttaaaaaacGTGCTTCCGACCAGGAAATTCTCTCCGCTGGGGTTTTAAACTGAGAAATATCACGTTAAAACTgctgatattttttatttttttacgaGGTGCTCGTGGATTTATAGTCGTTCAAAGTGCAAATGAATGTCTTTGGCAGGGTTTCCGATGTTTGTGTTATACCAGTGAATACTCGTTACCAAGGCGACTGAATGTGACGAACGCGCTACTATTGAAACGTACAACTAGGAGTACAACTAACTTTGATTTCCCTAACCGATTAATGTGcgtattattatacattttactagggtaaaaaacacattgagattaaaatacGTTATTTTTCAAGTGTGTCCTGGCCAGGACAGGCAGCAGTAACAAGCCAGACGTACtatacaaaaaataatcaaatgtgcAATTTTCCCAGTCCTAATTGTAAAATCCCACAGAATCATATAAAAACCCGTAAGTCAGTAAGAAAATATGCAGTTAGACGTGTCTGACTCCAAGTCGTCCAGCATTCTcctaaaaacattaaacattaaaatgtggaAAGTATTGATTTGTCCCAGATCTTTAAATGGCCACCTTCGTTACTGTCGACCCAAAGCAAAGCAaccagaaattattcacatttaagaatctgaattACCTATcttaagttttttattttttaaaaacacccaAAAGACAAATTCATGTTGAAGAATGTTGTTATAGttaatcaattcatttttaCAGCCCAACAACCTGAGTTTAGGTATGTTGTTGGTGTGAATGCTGAATCAACATCCACACTTTTTTTCAGTTCTATAATTTTCAATTTTGTCCCTTCAAGTATTGACATTTTTCCTTTGTCTAGAAGCCGTTTGAAAATTCTCAAAGTTCTTCTCTGGTGTTTTACGGCAGGCAGCATTCATAATGTTTTTGTACTGCTtcctctgtccttttcttttatcatattttatccacacagaaacagcattTCGGGAGTCCTGAAACGGCATTCACAAATGTCAGTTGTGTTTGAAGATTGTATGGTCTTTTTCGCAAAAGCGTTTTGAGTTCTTTTTCATAGCGAGAAACATATGGTttatgttttgttctgtttctgttggaTAGGGCCtaaatcatcattttctgatagtaatttctggcaggctgtacaccaAGATGTGCAATGGTGCCCTCTACACTTCATAGTTCTTCATcccagttcaaagttctttatCCTTCTTAAATCTATTCCTCTCATCGTCAGCCTTTGATCTGACATGGTAGGGAATTTTTAACTGCCTTTGATTTGCGCAAGTGTTCAACAGACTGTTTCAACATTCACACAAAGTAATAGCGACTGAGTAGATGCTAGAGGATGGTAGAAATGAAGAGATGGAATCCCGGAGGCAGAAATGTAACTCTACGGATTCTACCTGCCGTAAAACGCCACCACCAAGTGTCCAGCCAACAAATGCTGCATAAATGTAGAGGTCCTTTGTTGCGCGCTGTAGGACATCCCGTAAAACTGTGAGTTAACCCAGGTTCGTACTGAGAGATTAATTCATCACATATATTATGGATTCTGACTGCTATTTAATACCACAAAGTAACCCCTTACCTTACTCACTAGTGcctgatgagatgagataaaaGCAAAAACTAATATTCATTgggcttcttcttcctcttccaccaGAATTTTGCTGCGAAACTTGtcccgcagttttgagaaaaccgcCCACACGTCATGCATCATTATGTGCAGGTTTGActgggaatggtgtgctatggcTTTTCTAAGCATTTTGCACAACCGTGGTGAAGAAAATCCTGAAAAcctgcacaaaaaaaatccaaaacaatGAAGGCAGATGAAATTCCATTTCCCCGGTGACCCTCTTGCGCAGATCAAATGACGTGCACCAAATCAGCAGGCATGTTTAGCATTTCTCATGAGAATTTTTGTAGTATTAACAGGCTGCATCCACACTACTACTTTTTCATAGTATTACAACAAATACCTGCTGTCCATGTTATTCTGGTATTCTAAAGCCCCCTGAAATGGCAACGCTTAAAAATGCTGCTTCATCTGAAAACTCCCAGACTCTGTGTTAGCATAGACGGACAAAAACAGAGACTGCTGGACGTTGGTGAACTAACCAGCTTGAAAACAATAacactttcagtttcacttcGTTGTCGTCTCGTAAGATAAatccattttcttcttttcatttaGCCATCGTTGTTTCTCATAGGTAATTGTCTCTGAAACTAAggaaaacaactgcagagaagggaatcagcttcctgtttacacctgcaTTTACCTAAATAgtcacattatatacattttaaagcagattaTCTCTGAAATGGAGCTAATGCTAGTCTGGACACGGATCCCTTCTTAAATGAAAACGTAGTAGTATTGATGTAGCCTACGGTTGTTAGCGGTAGATGACagcaaaaatgttaatttaaggCTTTGTTGTGCTTTGGCTGTAGTTTGCTTTTGCTAATCTGTGAAAAAGTGATACTTGGCGGTTAGAGTTTTTATGATTTCCATGGCATTTATTGTAAGTGGGTCCATGAACCCTGTTCCACTCTTTATATCCTcttaataagacatttaagaTGTGTCATGATCATCTAAAGCAGCAAAACGGATCAATATCATCTTGTGCTGGTGttttaaatcaacaaatgtgtacatatatgtagaGGGAGAGAGTCTCCCCTGCTCCTAACTCATTCTTGCGTTTCTGCCTCTCCTTCACAGCAATGAACAATGACCATAGTTGACAGAGCTTCAGAGAAGTCTGACCACGAGTCAGTCGGGTGTAAGCGAACCCCGTTCAACAGTGGAGACGCAGGGATGGACGGCAGCTGTTCCAGCAGCTGGGCAGTGGGCTCCACCATGTCCACTGACTCTCAGAGGCTGAAAGCTCCAGCCGGTTGTCTGGGCCCGACGCCTGGAGCTGCTGTCTACAACAgttctccctcctctgtggagCGGCAAAAGGAGCAAAGTaaggagcaaacacacacacaaacacaaatacagtacatcattTAGTCAGGTATGGGATAACATAtctaaatgaaaatgtgttgtttttaccaAAAGCATACAGAAAACTATTAaccataaataatacacaagCAGTACAACATTCAAGTGTAACATGGTCTATTATTAAGTGTGACCCAACTGCTTTCGTGGGTGTTTTGATGCTGCTtccacttttcattcattcactcacccaGTTGCATAATCAggtttaaaaacagttttaaaagcaAGAACATGCTGGGTATTTTGATATTCAGAGCAGCAGCCTGAATTGcttaatgtaaacaaacaaacaaacacagttttgaTTCAACACAATTGAATCTTGGTGTTCTCTCCTTGACTCCTCTCTTATATTAGTTCAGAATCATAGCTTAAATGAAATCATATTTAGACTTGTAGAATGTAGTTGCTAGACTTcttacagaaacaaaaaaagactatACAtcgcttttctttcttttttttaaatggatgaaTCAGATACAGAATCAACATCAAAATTCAATATTTGTCTTCAAATCTCTTCATGTCAGTTAATTTCCTCCTAACCCCATATTCAGCTCCTGGACAACAGCAGTTCCTGTTAGTCCTAATCTTGTTTAAAACCCAAAGATGATGGATGCTTCTAAGCTCTGGACTAGTCCCACAGAAAGTCATGTTGTTTTCAAATCCAATTTAAAGTCTTACCTTCTCAGGTTCACTTCTGATTGTATGTTACTGCTGTTGATTTTTGTTGctatattaatacatttaactTGACTTAATACTTACGCTCAGTGATAAACAGTGGCGATGGCATTGAGTCACCCCAGAGGGTCCTGTTTCCCCTGGAGAAGCTCAACCTAAAATGGACCCAGGTCCACCGCGCCGGTGCCGGCCTTCAGAATATGGGGAACACCTGCTTCCTCAACTCAGCCCTGCAGTGTCTCACCTACATCCCACCGTTTACCAACTACATGCTGACACGGGAGCATTCAAAAACATGTGAGCGAGTGGttaatgttttcatgttatttgtctttgttgtaaTATGTGTCACGTCcatctttttcatctttttgcCCATCTCTCTGCCACAGGTCGTGAGCCGGGTTTCTGTATGATGTGCACCATGCAAAACCACATCATTCAGGTTTTCGCCAACTCTGGGAACGTCATTAAGCCCATCGGTGTGCTCAATGAGCTCAAAAGTAAGGGAATGGACACTGAAATTTtgcatgtatacacatgtatttacCTAAAGTGAAggacagggggcgctgtgtgACTGTTTACCCTTTCATTTTGGAGGGAAAAAACTTCTGCTGTTAAATCtgttagatatatatatatatatatatatatatatatatatatatatatatatatatatatatatatatatatatagcgtGCTTGTCTTATGGCTTTGTCTGTGTGCTTATTTTCCTTACACAGGAATAGCAAAGCACTTCCGCTATGGAAGCCAAGAGGATGCCCACGAGTTCCTACGGTACACAGTGGATGCTATGCAAAAGTCCTGCTTGCCTGGACCTAAGTAAGTTCACTTTTAAaattctcttctctcttcaaatatttatttgataaTAGTGAGATGCATGACTTCAGCAGGAAACTTGACATATTCAAGTATTCCTTTATATGACTGAAATATATGAATTTAATGCAGAGCTATGAGTCCTCCATATATTGTGAGCTGTAAAATAAGGGAAGGTCTTATTTAATAGATTCATCACTGGCCATGAATCTCAGGAGATACTTAAAAAgtaatttcaaattaaattatttcaGTCAATCGTTGTTTACTGTATGAATAAGGCAGATAGAATGgttcataatatttttttattcctgacAGGTTGGACAGGCAAACACAGGCAACCACTTTCATCCATCAAGTGTTCGGCGGGTACCTGAGGTCCAGAGGTAATTGATCCATTTTGGTTTTTCTGACTTTCCTCTTTAAACCTCTTTGTGTCACGTTTTTCCATCTCCTCAagctaatgtttttttatgttgttgtatttttcagttaaatgtttaaactGCAAAGCAGTCTCGGACACATTTGACCCTTTTCTGGACATTGCTCTGGAAATCAAGGTaatgaaacagaaagtgaaagtcTCTTGTgagtttaaaatgtcatgttgttttactgcattttttaaaaatttgtGTGAAGTACAggaatattttgttatttcagtTTTGCAGCATGActcatttgaataaatatggAGCTTGTAAAAATGCCAATTTGCTCAGGTCTTTAGTGTTTCTAAGGTTTttagtattgtatttttgtgttgtaGTAATTAGAGTTTTATgctgaaatgtgaatataaaaaataaaattaataatatatagtGTCAGCACATGTGTCTAGATCAAtagtttaaattatttaagaatattttgaatgtttcaaaaagaaaatcaactttTTTATGCTCTCTTTGAAATCTTTGAATCCATAATTCCGTGAGATAGACTCTTGTTTGTGTCCACACAGACGGTTCCGAGCGTCTCTAAGGCTCTAGAGCAGTTTGTTGAGCCAGAGCAGCTGGATGGTGAAAATGCCTACAAATGCACCAAGTGAGTCGTAGTCATcgtcgttttttttaaaaatatgacaagttgatttatttggtttatttattttttaggtcAGTTTGTTCTAACTGCTGAACATCTTGTTCCCCCTCAGGTGCAAAAAAATGGTCACGGCCTCAAAGAGATTCACCATCCACCGCAACCCTAACGTGCTCACCCTCTCACTCAAACGCTTCGCAAACTTCACCGGAGGCAAGATTACAAAGGTACTGTGTCTTGGACAAAATTTTAAACTGCGCTGTAAATTAGAAATTTTGATTCTGCTTCAGTACTAATCCGTTGTTCTGTGGCCAAACAGGATGTGAAATATGCAGAATATCTCGACCTGCGGCCGTTCATGTCTCAGTCTCAAGGAGAGTCCCAGGTTTACGCGCTGTGTGCTGTGCTGGTCCACTCTGGATTCAGCTGTCACGCTGGACACTACTTCTGCTATATTAAGGTACTGAGACTGCTGCAGTTGTCGTCTTCAAACCTCGTTTTTAATTGAAGCTTTTGGGAATATTTCATTTGCAGAGTGTTCTAatgtgtttacttttacttatttaaatcAACAGCTTGTTTGCTTGTGAATTAGTTTTGTTTGACTACTTCTGGTtaagcattttttatttaaaatatattttatgattttatacTTTTAGTGCTTACAAAATCATGCATTAAAATATTCTGTTCTGTTGTAATATGTCTCACAGCACATTTTATATGTTATTTACTTACTATATTTAAGAGatcctaccaagtaaaggtctGATGTAGTGCAGACAAAAGCTATTGTGTCAAACctaaaaaagtgttgtgttgtgttgtgtgtgtgtgacaggcgAGCAGTGGTCAGTGGTATCAGATGAACGACTCCTCCGTGTCTATCAGCGACATCAGGTCTGTTCTGAACTGTTCTGAGCAGGCCTACGTCCTTTTCTACGTCAGGTGAGTAAATACAAGTTCAAATACAATTGCATTTATCATTTAATGTTGTAAAACTGGGCCCTTGTTAGTAAGATTTCAACCCTGGTCACACACAAGCAGataaagaaatgtgtctttttcacttaaatgtttctgttttacaAATTTACCTTCTCTTTTTTGCATCCTCAGGTCCAGCGATGTGAAAAAAACGGGGGACTACGGTCACGTGAACCATAACCCTGGAGTTCCGGGTCACTCGTCTCCACGACCTGTGGTGACACCACGCATCAACACCACAgtccaccacaacaacaacaacaacaccggCTTCATAGGTCCACAGCTGCCCCCACACATGACCAAGGTACTGCACACGTGATTAAAGCTGTAGAAAGTAACTTCTGTTGCCCGGGTAACTACTCCTTCTTGCCTCTGCAAGtcgtgacataaaatgaatcacttcctgtgtgcagcgtgggcaGCTGCGttaatataacatttgttttcatttaaaagttacacactgctgctttaaatgtAACTCCCGGTGGTTAATGTATTTTCATGTTCATAATTAACTTTGACTTAGAGACTTGACACGTTCTTCCCTTTTTCTCAGAGCGCTCTCCATGTCAATGGGAATGGATCTCTGAGGGACTATCCTACAAGCTCCAAGCCCAGTACCAGCAGCAGTGTTGTGGGGAAATCTAGCCATGGCCTggcctcttcctcttccatcTCCCACTCAATGAGCCGGCCCACAGTGATCCCCGACCAAGACAAACGCCAGAAGCTTTCATTCTTTATTGGACAGAACAAACAGAACCGcccatcatcctcttcctcttcctcctcctcttcctcttcgtcCTCTTACAGCCAACCGTcctcagccagcagcagcagcagctcctcctcctccagctctttaTCCTCCTCACAGTCTACCTCAGACGTCCGGTTTGTTCCTCGCCAGCTGAACCGCGTTAACGGCGTGTCTTGCAGTAACGGGGGCCACCACGCCGGCGGCAATGGAGCAGCTTCGTTCCTGGTGCCGTACGGCCAAGAGTCTTCGGAGGAGTCGGATCAGGAGAACAGCAGCGCCTTGGACAACGGATGCTCGGCCAAGTCTCACCTCAATGGAAACGACAGGACGACAGGAATCTGTGAAAAGTCCTCGCAGGCCATAAACAGAGAGTCAGGGGTGCATCATAATGGAAACGGAATGAACGGTTCAACCAATGGCGTCTCCAAAGCAGGCCAAAATGGGCACCATTATGGGCAACAAAAAGTCAACGGacacagcagagaagaaaaggTAAATTATGtccttttgtgttttatcttttcCGGTAAATTATGTTTGTAATTAGTGAGACATTGTAATGTTGTGTGCTTTTTCAGATCTCTGGCAGCAATAATGTATGTTCAGCTTCAGCGGCTCCTGTCACTTCTAACGGACTAGACGGTGATCACATTCAACCAAGGTAAGGCAGAATCTTAAACtagagcagaaaaacaacatgttatagttggacaatatttatttaagtagAGTCCAAACAATCACATCACCCCCTTATCTTTGAAAGGTCGAAGGCTGTCTGAAGGCAAAGTTTTATGACCATGCTTTGAGTGTAACTGGTGTCTCAGTTTTATGAATTATGTGAACATCAAACCTCCACTTCTTCACCTGTGCCGTAGAGAGCCAGGAGGAGGGTTTTTTGTTGCATTGCACACGCCACGATGTTCCCATAACACAGCTGTTCAATGACTCAGCATCTGTGTGAAGCCACACCCACACGTGAGTGCGAGAGCAGAAAGGGAGGGGGTGAGAGAAAGGATAGTGAATCATGAAAGGCTGAAATCAGGCATTTTTGGCGATTTTGATGatctgtttcatgtatttatacattactctcattgaaaatgaaatggttactgatgtttttatattatttgttatcattaaacatTTATCTAGATATTTGGCAGTAATATGGGTCGTCCTCTAGTTTTAAGTGTTTTACGTGGTTATCTTCTACAAAGGTAATTGAATCAGTAGCTACTGGACATTCTTGATGAcgtgtttgtctctttttcttttgttccagTAACGAGGCAAACAATTCAGCTGTGTCTCAGAGCAGTTCCTCTCAGAACAGCCACC contains these protein-coding regions:
- the usp42 gene encoding ubiquitin carboxyl-terminal hydrolase 42 isoform X1 gives rise to the protein MTIVDRASEKSDHESVGCKRTPFNSGDAGMDGSCSSSWAVGSTMSTDSQRLKAPAGCLGPTPGAAVYNSSPSSVERQKEQMINSGDGIESPQRVLFPLEKLNLKWTQVHRAGAGLQNMGNTCFLNSALQCLTYIPPFTNYMLTREHSKTCREPGFCMMCTMQNHIIQVFANSGNVIKPIGVLNELKRIAKHFRYGSQEDAHEFLRYTVDAMQKSCLPGPKLDRQTQATTFIHQVFGGYLRSRVKCLNCKAVSDTFDPFLDIALEIKTVPSVSKALEQFVEPEQLDGENAYKCTKCKKMVTASKRFTIHRNPNVLTLSLKRFANFTGGKITKDVKYAEYLDLRPFMSQSQGESQVYALCAVLVHSGFSCHAGHYFCYIKASSGQWYQMNDSSVSISDIRSVLNCSEQAYVLFYVRSSDVKKTGDYGHVNHNPGVPGHSSPRPVVTPRINTTVHHNNNNNTGFIGPQLPPHMTKSALHVNGNGSLRDYPTSSKPSTSSSVVGKSSHGLASSSSISHSMSRPTVIPDQDKRQKLSFFIGQNKQNRPSSSSSSSSSSSSSSYSQPSSASSSSSSSSSSSLSSSQSTSDVRFVPRQLNRVNGVSCSNGGHHAGGNGAASFLVPYGQESSEESDQENSSALDNGCSAKSHLNGNDRTTGICEKSSQAINRESGVHHNGNGMNGSTNGVSKAGQNGHHYGQQKVNGHSREEKISGSNNVCSASAAPVTSNGLDGDHIQPSNEANNSAVSQSSSSQNSHPAAEESQQPSTLNTRAKTVSESLSQHTASSAASIPPPATAANTHPVPTASSSADNGNSAALSTPPDCRDSHSRGEASPTAPQKVGVCGDEAKDLPQKNGPSAGSDAHTDAKEQHQSKPSSRDSERQYSRERDRDGDRLHSDRSRDRDRHYRDRSYDRESDSDRHRYRRDSRDHRHHYRSYRDHDRYYRDSEHRYERTLYHPRERDRDRCAHHYHHHHRSRDNWDSERNGRGYSYREDSRSRWRWQQDRRESRAARDRSNGRERNYYPSKEETSFSATAPEGSAKASPSRSAPNMEDENHKRTHLSKEREDSSETRHSKKHKKSKKKKSKDKDRHRDSGSSDVDSDKATAVKKKKKSSRQRDSDSPQGDHKNRSSEEREGGKRRYHDNSDTKHNYGFSPAKRRHTDYTNDGADHLPASHHTLVTNSSSHRHLNGYTGNGYSRTNGDSHGISSGLKH